In Paenibacillus sp. FSL R7-0345, a single window of DNA contains:
- the udk gene encoding uridine kinase, with protein MLIIGIAGGTGSGKTTVARSVIDRLGTDKVTFISQDNYYKDHSSLSFEERGAINYDHPLAFDTELLIEHLHCLKSGQVAYAPVYDFTVHARFTDKTVELMPNNIVIVEGLHVLSDEKLREQLNIKVFVDTDPDVRIMRRVLRDIEDRGRTIRSIHTQYLTTVKPMHEAFIEPSKKYADLIIPEGGENKVGIELLSVLTAKYLSGDQQWSGSAH; from the coding sequence ATGCTTATTATTGGTATCGCAGGCGGGACCGGTTCCGGCAAAACTACTGTAGCCCGCTCCGTTATTGACCGTCTTGGAACAGACAAAGTAACGTTCATATCCCAGGATAACTACTATAAAGACCATTCCTCTCTCAGCTTCGAGGAACGCGGAGCGATTAATTACGATCATCCGCTGGCTTTTGACACGGAGCTGCTGATTGAGCATCTTCATTGTCTGAAATCGGGACAAGTTGCTTATGCCCCGGTGTATGATTTTACGGTTCATGCCCGTTTTACGGACAAGACCGTTGAGCTTATGCCGAACAACATCGTCATCGTCGAAGGACTGCATGTGCTGTCCGACGAGAAGCTGCGAGAGCAGCTGAACATCAAGGTATTTGTCGATACCGACCCGGATGTACGGATTATGCGCCGGGTGCTGCGTGATATCGAAGACCGCGGCCGCACGATCCGTTCCATCCATACACAGTATTTGACGACCGTGAAGCCGATGCATGAGGCGTTCATCGAGCCGTCCAAGAAATACGCCGACCTTATCATTCCTGAAGGCGGAGAGAATAAAGTCGGGATCGAGCTGTTGTCGGTCCTGACCGCCAAGTACCTCTCCGGTGATCAGCAGTGGAGCGGAAGTGCACATTAA
- a CDS encoding beta-eliminating lyase-related protein translates to MHEQKTLLEAYNSASIQLAGHGKRDVEVLKHAFADIAGDLSSDMYGSGAVIEDFQAEMAGVLGKEASVFFPSGTMAQQIALRIWSDRKGLKTVAYHPLCHLEIHEQDGLKELHHIKPILLADKDRLITLDDVRSIGEDIACLLLELPQREIGGQLPEYAELEAISAYCREQGIILHLDGARLFEVLPYYGKTAAEVCALFDSVYISLYKGIGGIAGAILAGSEDFTEESKIWKRRHGGDLISLYPYILPAQVYFRQRAGKMGQYYEDAKELAALFNGCSKVSTLPQVPVSNMFHVHFALSKAQVEPVLIRLSQQAGVGLAARLKETGLDSCSYELSIGDLYSGIPKAKLKETFELLDRLLQEV, encoded by the coding sequence ATGCACGAACAGAAAACATTACTGGAGGCCTATAATTCTGCTTCCATTCAGCTGGCCGGACACGGAAAACGGGATGTAGAGGTGCTCAAGCATGCCTTTGCTGATATAGCGGGAGATCTATCCAGCGATATGTACGGCAGCGGTGCGGTCATCGAGGATTTTCAGGCGGAGATGGCAGGTGTGCTGGGAAAAGAGGCGTCGGTATTTTTTCCGAGCGGAACGATGGCTCAGCAGATTGCCCTCCGGATCTGGTCTGACCGCAAGGGGCTGAAGACGGTAGCCTATCACCCTCTCTGCCACCTGGAGATTCATGAGCAGGACGGGCTGAAGGAGCTGCATCACATTAAGCCGATTCTGCTGGCGGACAAGGACCGCCTGATTACCCTGGACGATGTCCGCAGCATCGGAGAGGACATCGCCTGTCTGCTGCTGGAGCTGCCGCAGCGGGAAATCGGCGGCCAGCTGCCGGAATACGCCGAGCTTGAAGCGATCTCCGCTTACTGCCGGGAGCAGGGCATTATCCTGCATCTGGACGGGGCACGGCTGTTTGAGGTGCTGCCTTACTACGGCAAGACGGCGGCAGAGGTCTGTGCGCTGTTCGACAGCGTATATATCTCTTTGTACAAAGGCATTGGCGGCATCGCCGGGGCCATCCTGGCGGGCAGTGAAGACTTCACGGAGGAATCGAAGATCTGGAAACGGCGGCACGGCGGTGATCTGATCAGCCTGTATCCGTATATCCTTCCGGCCCAGGTTTATTTCCGCCAGCGGGCCGGCAAAATGGGCCAGTATTACGAAGACGCTAAAGAGCTTGCGGCGCTGTTCAACGGCTGCAGCAAAGTATCCACCCTTCCGCAGGTGCCGGTGTCGAACATGTTCCATGTCCATTTTGCCTTATCCAAGGCACAGGTTGAGCCGGTTCTGATCCGGCTAAGTCAGCAGGCCGGCGTAGGCCTTGCCGCACGGCTGAAGGAGACCGGTCTAGACTCCTGCTCCTATGAGCTGAGCATCGGCGACCTGTACAGCGGCATACCTAAAGCCAAGCTGAAAGAGACGTTTGAGCTGCTGGACCGGCTGCTGCAGGAAGTGTAA
- a CDS encoding helix-turn-helix transcriptional regulator — MTEGKIIKHYREKQHLTQGELGQGICSVTHLSKIERGITEYSPEIIDLLCGRLQITMAVEVERFVQTQRKLNDWHNAMVMQRTQEAEDLKAQIELEALRDLPDYKIPYPLLLIRYHLYNNDLKPASRLIREIEKTEHSSPYMRNYFRHLQGIYYFLSGQFLDCIGVLTEIDESEYTEQEYYYHLALAYHSIHSSIIAYYYAEKALQYFRKTLNLIRIIDTETLMLIQLSVKEPHSFAIAKQSYENLIKACELCGSADRKYKLLHNLAYEHMRRGLYNEAAEGFSQVMELVGGPEHPFYLSVLDCYITSCMGAKRLPVSGLLTLTYQGLTLARERKDSREINFNLLVLSLKEDWQPYYRYIEEEALPHFRSNGDTYTIERYERKLLSYYLKSGERDKALELSLSMISGMSSGLEEY; from the coding sequence ATGACTGAGGGGAAAATCATCAAGCATTACCGGGAGAAGCAGCATTTAACTCAGGGGGAGCTTGGCCAGGGCATTTGCTCAGTGACTCATTTAAGCAAAATAGAACGGGGCATCACCGAGTATTCTCCGGAAATTATTGATTTATTATGCGGCCGCCTGCAGATTACAATGGCTGTAGAGGTGGAACGCTTTGTTCAGACCCAGCGCAAATTAAACGACTGGCATAACGCCATGGTGATGCAGCGGACGCAGGAAGCGGAAGACCTGAAAGCACAAATAGAGCTGGAGGCACTTAGGGATCTGCCCGATTACAAAATCCCTTACCCTCTGCTGTTAATAAGATACCATCTCTATAATAATGATTTGAAGCCGGCCTCCAGGCTGATCAGGGAAATTGAGAAGACAGAACATTCTTCGCCCTATATGCGCAACTATTTTAGACATCTGCAGGGCATATATTATTTTTTGTCAGGGCAATTTCTGGACTGTATCGGCGTTTTGACGGAGATCGACGAGTCGGAGTATACCGAGCAGGAGTATTATTATCACCTCGCGCTCGCCTATCACTCTATTCACTCTAGTATCATCGCCTATTATTATGCTGAAAAAGCGCTGCAGTATTTCCGCAAGACGCTTAATCTGATCCGGATCATTGATACGGAGACGCTTATGCTGATTCAGCTCAGTGTAAAAGAACCGCATTCCTTTGCAATAGCCAAGCAGTCTTATGAGAATCTGATCAAAGCCTGTGAGCTGTGCGGCTCTGCCGACCGCAAGTACAAGCTGCTCCATAACCTGGCTTATGAGCATATGCGCCGGGGGCTATATAATGAAGCGGCGGAAGGGTTCTCGCAGGTAATGGAGCTGGTCGGAGGGCCGGAGCATCCGTTTTACCTTAGCGTGCTTGACTGCTATATTACCTCCTGTATGGGGGCTAAGCGCCTTCCGGTTTCCGGACTGCTGACATTAACCTATCAGGGGCTGACGCTGGCACGGGAGCGCAAGGACAGCCGGGAGATCAACTTTAATCTGCTGGTACTGTCACTGAAAGAGGACTGGCAGCCATATTACCGTTACATCGAGGAGGAAGCCCTGCCGCATTTCCGCAGCAATGGTGATACCTACACCATTGAACGTTATGAGCGCAAGCTGCTGTCTTATTATCTCAAAAGCGGGGAGCGCGATAAGGCACTGGAGCTGTCGCTCTCCATGATCAGCGGGATGAGCAGCGGCCTGGAGGAGTATTGA